In Humulus lupulus chromosome 7, drHumLupu1.1, whole genome shotgun sequence, the following are encoded in one genomic region:
- the LOC133791587 gene encoding uncharacterized protein LOC133791587: protein MSIWQVYVPVLAKRHWFLAVINMFEKKVNVFDNFSIPSYLLCGGIIMSMLCSMDNAFSEQFKKVYGSDFSFTQFSISEPISHRYKCVDYDCSVYVTRMLLQEYVKGVLGDEADDVVDDYVPGIPIRIGPLYVPREFDWKAHNYDMQGLH from the exons ATGAGTATCTGGCAAGTTTACGTGCCTGTGCTTGCTAAAAGACATTGGTTTCTAGCCGTAATCAATATGTTTGAGAAGAAAGTTAATGTGTTCGATAACTTCAGCATTCCTTCGTATTTATTATGTGGTGGCATAATTATGTCGATG CTATGCTCCATGGACAATGCATTCAGTGAACAATTCAAAAAAGTTTACGGATCCGATTTTTCTTTTACACAATTTAGTATAAGTGAACCTATTTCCCATCGATACAAATGCGTTGATTATGATTGCAGTGTGTATGTCACAAGAATGCTTCTACAAGAATATGTGAAGGGAGTGTTAGGTGATGAAGCAGATGATGTGGTTGATGACTATGTTCCTGGAATACCTATTCGAATAGGACCATTATAT GTACCGCGGGAGTTTGATTGGAAG GCACACAATTATGACATGCAAGGATTGCATTAG